In the genome of Vanessa cardui chromosome 11, ilVanCard2.1, whole genome shotgun sequence, the window tattttcgatcTAACCTAGCCTGcttactgtaaaaataaataaaaatataataagtatttcacCAAAATGGCATtcgattatttgtaatataactaaaaattttGGTTATTTAATAGGGGTTATCTACCTAACTTTAGTCtcatgaacaagacattcgtagataatgaagaaatatcgagctccaccaagttaaaataaaaaacatggtaaatatcccatattaaatatatgtaataataaaaataaccatgtaaaataaaataaccataatttaaaatcttatagaaAACTATGGTGTCTGTAAAAGAAACGTCTTAATTTTGTAATAGCATTGTTCTTACTAGACTCAACTCAACAAATAGGCTAAACAATAatagtaataggctatttgactgatttttaaaatccattttattttatttagtagaggttaaggaacccaataaaagtatttattttttatttttagtacatatttgccaaaaaatatgtatcatattaatagttccatatttaaaaagcgcgcgaaaacgctactggCTAAAATacggcgctgcaatggggtcggtgacgtcacttacctgtattttaatctgtggtacatacagTAAGCAAGGCAAGCAaagttaacaagcaagtgacttcaccataagcccgaccaatcaggagcatgtagtgtcacgtgacaaacgtttaaaaaaatgcatttttatttatggatttttgagtAAATGAAGTGTTATTTTCTACTTtcgttgataaataattaataattaattaaaatttttaaactcataatatttactgattataataatagactttatttttcgcattgtccaATAGCCCTTGATGAGGGCAGTAGAAAGACATTAAATACCTATTATACGATACAATATATGATAACCAAGTTTATACTAACTTCGTCTGAAACCCCCAAAGCTTTTTACTAACATAGTGACGCAGGtaagactaaaatattttattcatttccttttgaaaatttatagtttctatgatatttgatttgttagatatattgttattgttattatatgtatttattgaaagCAACCTCATAgctatcatatatttttttaaatatatgaatccTTTTCAGCAATACCAAATCACATGATGGCTTTGCAATTTAAAATGAGTTCTACAGTTTCTACAtttagtgaaaaaaataaaattagcggTAGAGCTTTATGTAAGCCCGTCTCACTAGGTACTCTCTTCattctagaacacgttttccccatcggttatcggttctgctaCAAATATGGCCAACCCACTGCCACATCAGCTTCTGGATCCGATGGGCTATGTCGAtggaagtaaaataattatacattaaatagtAATGTATTTTCGAACTTCTCAGAAAACATCTTATTGacgattacattttatttgtagttACAAATACAAGTACTTTGTTGGTCAtggtcattataatatattaagaaaaaaatatatatcaaaaaacaaaatacactttattcaagttggcttttacaagcacttttgaatcgtcaattaacaattaagtgaagctaccaccggttcggaaagtaaattctaccgagaagaaccggcaagaaaatcagtagttactctttttcaacatttaataaatacaaagtcatgttagttaatacaattacttaaattaatatatcctgcgtggaagacaagaggtattaatttcacgcttttttatcatctacaaaatcttgtattgagtaatacgccttttttaccaatgtattttttataaatgatttgaatttacgaaacggcaaagttaaaaatgtctgcggtgttttaatatagaaacggataccttgccccaagaaagatttattgactttgcggagtcggagaCTTGGCGATATAAGGTTATCCTTACTcatagtgcatatacaatgattatcactgattttatcaaagtgatcaatgttactgtgaatatacataatattgtcgtaaatatattgcgacgcaacagtgagtattcctaatTTGTTCAAAACATCCCTTAGAgggtctctagctccaagattataaatataccgGATatctctcttttgtaaaataaagacagattcaatatcggCACCGTTACTCCAaaataatatgccatatgacataatactatgaaaataaccaaaataaaccaaacgagcggtatcaatatcagttagttgtctaacttttgttactgttactgctagggatgataaatggggactccactgaagcctggaatccaattctattcccaagaacaccgtcgTATCGGTCATCAAGATGGCCACcacttaaagatatattatttatttatatatattattatatcttgctttctaacattgggtggggtaaaaactacacattttgttttttgagaattcaaaaccaaattatttactttaaaccaattgtgtatctgtgataatgcaccgttaacatcgtcatagtcagtttttttcttaccgaccttaaaaatcagtgaagtatcgtcagcaaacaatactatatcacaaatacctttaacatagaaaggaagagcatatactagaaatagaaagggacccaaaattgaaccttgtagaACACCCATTTtcaacgtagatccagaagactttattccaatAATGAAAACTGGCttgattctttgacttaagtatgaagcaatgagatcaagagcgttacctttaacaccgtaatatttaagcttataaagaagcgtctcgagttctacacaatcaaatgctttagataaatcacagaatactccaatagcattctgtgatttctcccaagcatcgtaaatatgtttatgaagcgcaattcccgcatcagttgttgatcgacctattgtaaaaccaaattgctcactatgaaaaatatcATTTGTACGAGAAATCAATAgcgcatttagaaacatttttatttaataatcaagctgcatctaatgttgatgattttaaatgagatgttattttattaggtatgttatcaacaaatattgcaaataaatttGCTATTTCTAATTCAGAATTTGTGTATCTACTGCCTTtttggtatttattattatgattggtataatttcctttttgggttttccactaacacttccaataatatCACAAGTGGTCTTTATTCTATAATCGGAAGTCagaattttattctttatgcATAAAGATTTAGCATAAAGACAATCGGGCCCTCACGCCCACTATAACTAATAATTtccctttaaaattattgataaggtttagtttagagggcactttatctattttaaaattgcaaaGTGTGCGAAAGGATTGCTATGGTCGTCCATGTGTTAGTGTTCCAATATTTATGGCTCTAAGCGTCAAGCGTTTTTTAACTTCTGGACATACCTCTCACATCTGATCTTTGCATTTCATTCTCTAACCTCCACCAGCCTGTGTTCGAAAGCCGTAACTCAATCTAGTCGGAATGTCATAACAAGGCTAACGCATTGATTAATGGCTTATGCTTTGAAAATGGACATGGAAAAGTCTTGACGAAATTTCGACCTCCGTCTCAAGATGTTTTCTTATTTGCTGTATTTGCCCAAAATGTTATTGAACAACTTATTGAGGTACCGTAGTAATGGGCATCGACTCCGTGTAATATGAACATTGTGAgctaaaaaaaatagtgttctttttttttgaaaatcacAAGGCCGTAACTGTACCTACTGCAATAGTCAGGAAATACGAGTTTATTTTTAGGTAGAGGGATGAATCGatatgaacataaataaaaaaaaactgtgtatGTATGCCGTCAGACAGTATAGTAATTGATAAAGAGCTAAGCCTGGTTTTGCATGCATAGATATTTTGTAGGGAGTGCATATTATGTatcaaaatagttattgtattactaataaaatatcgatGGAAGGAGGGTTACTATTTAGGATGTTCAATAAGCctcattgttatatttaatgttaatacaataaaactacaatttttttaatgataaataacttTTGATCGCTCGTTTATCTATGCTATTATCTGATACTGGtgataaattatcataattttcaaTACTGCACattgatattgatttatttaacgaATACTTattcacatataatatacaattttaaataatttatttgttatttaaaataactttttttttatataacattataatattatcttcattttataaaaatgtgccaatatttaaacattttagaCTAAAAGAGTATCCGAACAttgatgacattaaaaaaagtgaTCTTGGCAACGAGGTTATGTTTACTGGATAATTTTGTCGAGTCAGATTAGATATTTGTGAGatcttatatttgtttctttatattaagtataaaagaaaaatgttggTGACACTAAAAACTTTACAACAACAAACTTTTCAAATAGAAATTGATCCGGATGAAACAGTCAAAGCATTGAAGCTTAAAATTGAAGTTGAAAAAGGTAAAAATTATGCGGCAGATCAGCAAAAACTTATTTATGCGGGAAAAATTCTTCTTGATGACAATAAACtgcgtatatataatatagatgagAAAAAATTCATCGTTATAATGGTGACTAAACCTAAATCTTCGGATCATCAACAAGCATCATCGACCTCGGCGCCAGAGGCCGGAGAAAGTGCTTCAACGGAAAGTGGTGACGGTAACGCTAAAGCTGCAGAAGAAAATCCAAAACCAACACCTGAAACGGAACCCGAACGTGCTGCTGAGCCACCTATTACTGCTAATGAACTTGATTTTGAAACAACTGTTCAGAGCATAATGGATATGGGATATAATAGACAACAAGTTGAACAAGCACTTCGAGCATCATTCAATAATCGTGAAAGGGCTGTGGAATACCTTATAACTGGTATTCCAGAAGAATTGCTCCAAGAACAAGAAGCTGAAGAAAGCTCTGATGATGATCCATTAGGGTTCCTTCGTGATCAACCCCAATTTCAACAAATGCGTGCAGTAATTCAACAGAACCCTAATTTGCTAAATACTGTACTGCAACAAATTGGTCAAACTAATCCAGCTCTTTTGCAAGCCATAAGTCAACACCAACAAGCATTTGTAAGGATGCTTAATGAACCTGTAAATACTCCCCCaactgctgctgctgctgcggCTGCAGCAGCTGCTGTTGTTGCTCCAGATGAAATTGCCACTGATAATCCACCACAATCTCAGAATGTTATTCAAATATCTCCTCAAGATAAAGAGGCAATTGAGCGATTAAAAGCATTGGGTTTTCCAGAACATATGGTGATACAAGCTTATTTTGCGTgtgaaaaaaatgaaaatcttgcAGCCAACTTTTTACTGTCTCAAAATTTTgatgattaaattaaacaaagatcAATTTCTTATATTGAACGTGGAAAACAAAGTAACAGTATGTTGTATACTGTGTTTTAAGTAAACAGCCTAATAGTTCTAACCTTCTGCTTTGTACATTTCCTTAATGTGCACTAAaattccaaatattttgtcatgataaaaacatctaaaaataaatatcttattgtACGACTTATTCAACtctttaaataaagatgttgttgttattttaattttttgaatgtCATTTAACCATCCTTTTTGTACAACAAAATGTCATTTGCAATTAGGTTAAAATtgcatttattgttatattatagtcATATCTTTATCTTGAGcaaaacaaaacttatttccaaaatcatttacatttcaaaattttagcAAAATGTGCATAAATTTGAAAAGTGttcaaataatatgtataataatttaataattatttcaatagtgTCAaactaaaatagtattttttttggatatttttgttgttttaattgaGATTTAACTTTCCAAAGGCTTAcctttgtgtaattttataattttaatactgaaACTATTTCCAAAAACCAAAATTGTTACAGCTAAAATACCAGAATAGGATCcttaacttattaattacatattgacTGCATCTCTGTAATTTTATATgcacaaacaataattattcaaCTTAGAAAGCCAACGTCTCACTCTTTATTTCcagtaaatatcatataatattcttCTTTAAATAGAGTGTTCACATACTACCCCCCTAGGGGTAACTACTTTTCTCATTTGACTATTAAGAAATCAAGTACAACATTacattttccttttaaaaagtaaatgtttcaagatttgaatattgttgatgatttaaaaaggtatttttcaataattgttCCAAATAAAAAATTGGTTTTGAAATCGAAAACATCAAAATTGCCACAAAGTTTAAATCTCCTCTACTTTCCTATATTATATAGTGTGGGATGATATGTGAGTTTTCACCATAACAAATGACAAATTGTATGATATAAGGTTCTAATAAAATGTCAGATTACCAATACGAATTTTATAGTGGTAGGGTGAgtacgcccggggaagtaccactctctcacttaaaatcggcgtaaagttgTAGCTATGCTatcgcgtttcgtccggtaagtgagagttccggaggcttCTCTCTctccccaaaacatggttgagAAAAATTGCGAatcattaccccaggagggtaccatcagcgaccgCGGTGGATAATCCCTCTTTgcgcatccatgctcaggacatataACACCTGaacagggatgcccaggctgcccttcGAAATCTGAGGAGGgtcaattttgcgctcgccactgttctgGGCAAGCCGAGCAGGAATCATAAGGCTACCCCTACCACCCttgctgtggacttctgcaacataaggggactcaactccaacgcCGTTCAAtctcaccttgagacggcgatgccggccttgctctttctaaccgagacccagatatcttctcctgccgacaCGACTTTTCTttcgggtacaaattggaacattcctttgtaccacgagctggggtatgcgtttacgtcagagattacatctgttctcgacgcctcggcagcgtTGAAGGGCAGGACTTATCTATTATCTGgttgcgtgtagactgcgatgaccattcGCGAAtatacgcgtgcctttataggctCCATAGCGACAATGCCGAAatcgaccgactggttgagcacgtccaaatggctacagattccgtgctgctgCAATTTCCATCCGCAGTGATggttattctgggcgatttcaatgcccaccatacagagtcttggatcacgcaccactgatcatgcggatTCTATTCTCGACTCGCTTTGGcatatgatttgacacaactggtcacctcgctaacgtgaataccggacgtggagaaTCATAAACCTCACTATTGGacctgctgacttcgcatccgaaTGGCTACCAgattatcgtcgatccccctctgggtcCGTCGGATCACTGTCTCGttcggagtacagtgccagttgcaACTTGCACGGTATTCATCGTTTTGCGGGTGCCGCCGCGTATGGctctacaagtcagcagattggcaTGGGATGCGATTCTCTTTGCATCCTATCCATGGATATCCATTCATCTATCCGTATCCAATCTGTA includes:
- the LOC124533716 gene encoding UV excision repair protein RAD23 homolog A, yielding MLVTLKTLQQQTFQIEIDPDETVKALKLKIEVEKGKNYAADQQKLIYAGKILLDDNKLRIYNIDEKKFIVIMVTKPKSSDHQQASSTSAPEAGESASTESGDGNAKAAEENPKPTPETEPERAAEPPITANELDFETTVQSIMDMGYNRQQVEQALRASFNNRERAVEYLITGIPEELLQEQEAEESSDDDPLGFLRDQPQFQQMRAVIQQNPNLLNTVLQQIGQTNPALLQAISQHQQAFVRMLNEPVNTPPTAAAAAAAAAAVVAPDEIATDNPPQSQNVIQISPQDKEAIERLKALGFPEHMVIQAYFACEKNENLAANFLLSQNFDD